The stretch of DNA TTCCTGCACAGTTCCAGATCGTGCGTTTTTGTCGACCTTCCTGCACAGTTTAAGATCGTGCGTTTTTGTCGACCTTCCTGCACAGTTTAAGATCTTGCGTTTTTGCTGACTTTCCTTGGTTTTTGCCTACATTCTAGCAAAGTCAAAAACCTTCCGCGGATTCAGTAAGTTTTAAGATGATAAAGTTGTTGATATCCATCATGAAGTTTTGATGACCTTTCATACCAGTAAAAGATCTATGTTTCTTGCACAATCTTAAATCTTGGGTGGTAAACTAACATAAAGCCAAGTTTGAGGACTTTTCTTTTGTAGCTTTTAATCACTTTCTATTCCAGTTTAAgatcttttgaaaaaaagtcgggcttcattttcaatttgaaaTCTTCCGTTTCTCATTTTCTGAAGACCTTATACCCTAAAGTTTAAGATTTTGCGTTTTTGACTACCTTCCAACCCATCTTAAGATTATGTGGATGTTTGTAATCGTTATATACAAAACTAGCTTTATTATTCATAATATCTCGCTTCCTCGTCACGAACCTGTCATCATGTTGGGGTTCTATGCCGAGTTTTAACGCTACAACGCCCAGATATCCATCGTCGACATGCAAATATTGGACAAAAGGAAAGGCTACCGCAAATTTCTTTGCATTTTTCTGCGAGACAATATACGCGCCTCCTCTGAGATAGGGCGCCCAAGTTTTATACGGGTAGACGTTGCGCGGTATAGCCCAATGGTGCCGTCCTTTGTAGATCTTCCCGTTGTCGATTCGATAGCCGAGAAATAACGAATCCAAATCATCATCGTTTAACGAACGCAGGTGTGTCATTATATTATTCACATGGGGCAAATGATCGTCATCCAAAAACAGAATGATCCTTGCAGACGCACATTCGGTCACGGCCCAATTAAAGCCCATGATGGTTTTTAAAGTATTATTCGGATACGCGTCTACAAAATTTTCGAGGATGATGTCGTTGTAGGTCTCCGCCTCCCGTTTTGATGTTTCTACGTGCGATACAGAGTACCCAAGCATAAATCTTAGTTTTATATTTCCTGCAAGATTTTCACCCCAAGTATCTCGTATGCCATTTCGCAGAAACACATTCCTAACGCCTGATTTCACTAGAATTAGCATATTGATGCCTCCTGCAATGTTTGCAAATTCACACTTCAGCGGCTTGTggatatatttaaaattatgctCGTTGATGGGTTTTGCAGGAACGTCAATGTTCTTTTCAATTTTATCTTTTACGCTCTGTTTTAGATCTATATCCAAAGGAAAGTGTATAGCTGGATTAACTGGTATGGGGGTAGTTCCTATCGTCGTATTGTCGGTCGTAACACTTAACTGCGAATCATTAACAGATGGCGAAGTCACTTCCAAATTTATGCCCAACTGCTTCTTTCGAACACCGACTATCATATCGTCTTCATGGCTACTGTACGTCAACAGATAGGTTAGAACCACAATACCGCAAATCATGGGCAAGATTCTACGAATTTTCTTCTGACATAGCTTAAAAGTCGTTCGAGAGACATCtttgatgaatttcattttaatcGAGACTGAATTGCCCGTCCAATAGTTAAGCTGGGCAAATGGAAGTTTTTCTCCTTCTATCTTCTTATTGCTGCCAGTAAAAGTTGTGCTCTATCGAAGTTACTTTTATGGGTCCTCCTCACGAATGTTCATCCCACGTTGGATTTAATGGTAATTTCTAGAAAAGAGAAAATAACATCGATTAAAGATTAAGTTTTTCAGGAAATTGGTAAATTTTCCTGTGGTATGTATAGCCTCTATAACATGTCTAGACTACGTGACAAATCAAACCCCTGTGACTGTCTAGCCCCTGTGAAATACCCAGCCCTGTAACCGTCTAACCCttgagatatatacatgtagccaATGTGACATATTTAGCCCCTGTCTTATCCTAAAAATATATCTTGTCCCTGTGATATAGTTAGCCCTGTAACCGTCAAGTTGAATAGTCCATGTGGATGTGGATGTTAACCTCCTGTGACATGTATGGTTCCTGAGACCTGTCAGGCAAATATCTAGCTCATGTAACTGTCTAACCCTTGAGATATCTAGTCCAAATGACATGTCTACCCCCTGTGACATGTCTAGCTCTAATATTTGAGACAACTCTGGCCCCTGTGACATATCTAGCCCATGTAACCATAACCCTTGAGATATATCTGGCCCCTGTGACATATCTAGCCCATGTTACCATATGCCCAAAGAGATATTTCTGGCCCCTGTGACATATATAGCCCATGTTACCATATCCTTTGAGCTATCTGGTCCCTGTGACATATATAGCCCATGTAACCATAACCTTGAGACATAGCTGGCGAGATATTTCTAGCCCCTGTGACATATATAGCCCATGTTACCATATCTCAAGAGATATTTCTGGCCCCTGTGACATATATAGCCCATGTTACCATATCCTTTGAGCTATCCGGCCCCTGTGACATATTAGCCCATGTTACCATATCCCAAGAATATTTCTGGCCCCTGTGACATATATAGCCCATGTTACATATCCTTTGAGCTATCTGGTCCCTGTGACATATATAGCCCATGTAACCATAACCTTGAGACATAGCTGGCGAGATATTTCTGGCCCCTGTGACATATATAGCCCATGTTACCATATCCCAAGAGATATTTCTGGCCCCTGTGACATATATAGCCCATGTTACCATATCCTTTGAGCTATCTGGTCCCTGTGACATATATAGCCCATGTAACCATAATCTTGAGACATAGTTGACGAGATATTTTCTGGCCCCTGTGACATATATAGGCCCATGTTACCATATCCCATGAGATATTTCTGGCCCCTGTGACATATATAGCCCATGTTACCATATCCTTTGAGCTATCCGGCCCCTGTGACATATATAGCCCATGTTACCATTTCCCATGAGATATTTCTGGCCCCTGTGACATATATAGTCCATGTAAACATAACCTTGAGACATAGCTGGCCCCTGTGACATATCTAGcccatgtttgtttgtttgtgttttacggcccatcgacaactaaggtcttTTAGGGCCAAACAACAAGTCATGCAGTAGTTTCAAGGGCTGGAGATACGTGATGCTTGTATCTTAAGATCAGGACAAGAAAAAGGCAAGCAagaactaaaacacagattgtaaatgttgattttatgaaaacaatgcATGGGATAATACAGTGATGGCTAAAACACTAAAGAAAattcatgcacaatgttgatgaaatgataaaatgttgagttgataggATACTAAGATgggaaaacgttcatattttgtaaaaaatgcTGATTTccttgagataattgaaaatagaTGTAACAGTAATCCTTGACACAAAGCTCGCCCCTGTAAATATCTAGGTCATGCAGCCATAACCCTTGTGACATATCTGGCCCCTGTGACATATCTAGGTCATGCAACCATAACCGTTGAGATATATCTGGCCCCTGTGACATATCTAGCCCATGTAACCATAACCCTTAAGACATATCTGGTCCCTGTGACATATCTAGTCCATGTAAACATAACCCTTTAGACATATCTGGCCCTTGTGACATATCTAGCCCACCTTACCAAACTGAAATAACCCTTGACACATATCTCGCCCCTGTGACATATCTAGTCAATGTAACCATAACCCTTGAGACATATCTGGCCCCTGTGACATATCTAGCCCATGTAACCATAACCCTTAGACATATCTTTCCCTGTGACATATCTAGCCCATGTAACCATAACCCTTGAGACATATCTGGCCCCTGTGACATATCTAGCCCATGTAACCATAACCCTTGAGACATATCTGGCCCCTGTGACATATATAGCCCAATGTACCCATAACCTTGACACATATCTGGCCCCTGTGACATATTTAGCCCATGTACCCATAACCCTTGAGACATATCTGGCCCCTGTGACATATATAGCCCATGTTACCATAACCTTTGAGACATATCTGGCCCCTGTGACATATATAGCCCATGTAACCATATCCTTTGAGACATATCTGGCCCCTGTGACATATATAGCCCATGTTACCATTTCCCATGAGATATTTCTGGCCCCTGTGACATATATAGCCCATGTTACCATATCCTTTGAGCTATCCGGCCCCTGCAGACTATCCGGCCCCTGTGACATATATAGCCCATGTTACCATTTCCCATGAGATATTTCTGGCCCCTCTGACATATATAGTCCATGTAAACATAACCTTGAGACATAGCTGGCCCCTGTGACATATCTAGCccatgttttttgtttgttttgtttgtttgtgttttacggcccatcgacaacgaAGGTCTTTTAGGGCCAAACAACAAGTCATGCAGTAGTTTTTCAAGGGCTGGAGATACGTGATGCTTGTATCTTAAGATCAGGACAAGAAAAAGGCAAGCAagaactaaaacacagattgtaaatgttgattttatgaaaacaatgcATGGGATAATACAGTGATGGCTAAAACACTAAAGAAAattcatgcacaatgttgatgaaatgataaaatgttgagttgataggATACTAAGATgggaaaacgttcatattttgtaaaaaatgcTGATTTccttgagataattgaaaatagaTGTAACAGTAATCCTTGACACAAAGCTCGCCCCTGTAAATATCTAGGTCATGCAGCCATAACCCTTGTGACATATCTGGCCCCTGTGACATATCTAGGTTATGCAGCCATAACCCTTGAGACATATCTGGCCCTTGTGACATATCTAGTCAATGTAACCATAACCCTTTAGACATATCTGGTCCCTGTGACATATCTAGCCCATGTAAACATAACCCTTTAGACATATCTGGCCCTTGTGACATATCTAGCCCACCTTACCATAACCCTTGAGACATATCTGGCCCCTGTGACATATCTAGTCAATGTAACCATAACCCTTTAAACATATCTTATCCCTGTGACATATTTAGCCCATGTAACCATAATCCTTGTGATATATCTTATCCCTGTGACATATTTAGCCCATGTAACCATAACCCTTGTGATATATCTGGTTCCTGTGACATATATAGCCCATGTAACCATAATCTTGAGACATAGTTGACGAGATATTTCTGGCCCCTGTGACATATATAGGCCATGTTACCATATCCCATTAGATATTTCTGACCCCTGTGACATATATAGCCCATGTTACCATATCCTTTGAGCTATCCGGCCCCTGTGACATATATAGCCCATGTTACCATTTCCCATGAGACAATTCTGGCCCCTGTTATCTGGCCCCTGTGACATGGCCCCTATATATAGTCCATGTAAAACATAACCTTGAGACATAGCTGGCCCCTGTGACATATCTAGcccatgtttgtttgtttgtgttttacggcccatcgacaactaaggtcttTTAGGGCCAAACAACAAGTCATGCAGTAGTTTCAAGGGCTGGAGATACGTGATGCTTGTATCTTAAGATCAGGACAAGAAAAAGGCAAGCAagaactaaaacacagattgtaaatgttgattttatgaaaacaatgcATGGGATAATACAGTGATGGCTAAAACACTAAAGAAAattcatgcacaatgttgatgaaatgataaaatgttgagttgataggATACTAAGATgggaaaacgttcatattttgtaaaaaatgcTGATTTccttgagataattgaaaatagaTGTAACAGTAATCCTTGACACAAAGCTCCTCCCTGTAAATATCTAGGTCATGCAGCCATAACCCTTGTGACATATCTGGCCCCTGTGACATATCTAGGTCATGCAACCATAACCCTTGAGACATATCTGGCCCCTGTGACATATCTAGCCCATGTAACCATAACCCTTAAGACATATCTGGTCCCTGTGACATATCTAGTCCATGTAAACATAACCCTTTAGACATATCTGGCCCTTGTGACATATCTAGCCCACCTTACCATAACCCTTGACACATATCTCGCCCCTGTGACATATCTAAGTCAAGCAGCCATAACCCTTGAGACATATCTGGCCCCTGTGACATATCTAGTCAATGTAACCATAACCCTTTAGACATATCTTGTCCCTGTGACATATCTAGCCCATGTAAACATAACCCTTTAGACATATCTGGCCCCTGTGACATATCTAGCCCATGTAACCATAACCCTTTAGACATATCTGGCCCCTGTGACATATTTAGCCCATGTTACCATAACCCTTGAGACATATCTGGCCCCTGTGACATATCTAGCCCATGTACCCATAACCCTTGAGACATATCTGGCCCCTGTGACATATTAAGCCCATGTTCCCACAACCCTTGAGACATATCTGGCGCTGTGACTTATCTAGTCCATGTAACCATAACCCTTTAGACATATCTGGCCCCTGTGACATATCTAGCCCATGTAACCATAACCCCTAAGACATATCTGGTCCCTGTGACATATCTAGTCCATGTAAACATAACCCTTTAGACATATCTGGCCCTTGTGACATATCTAGCCCACCTTACCATAACCCTTGACACATATCTCGCCCCTGTGACATATCTAAGTCAAGCAGCCATAACCCTTGAGACATATCTGGCCCCTGTGACATATCTAGCCCATGTAACCATAACCCTTGAGACATTTCTGGCCCCTGTGACATATCTAGCCCATGTAACCATAACCCTTGTGATATATCTGGCCCCTGTGACATATATAGCCATGTACCCATAACCTTGACACATATGTGGCCCCTGTGACATATTAGCCCATGTACCCATAACCCTTGAGACATATCTGGCCCCTGTGACATATTAAGCCCATAGTTCTCCATAACCCTTGAGACCCATATCTGGGCTCTGTGACTTATCTAGTCCAAGTAACCATAACCCTATAGACATATCTGGCCCCTGTGACATATCTAGCCCATGTTAACATAACCCTTTAGACAAATCTGAGTCCCCCTGTGACATATCTAGCCCATGTAAACATAACCCTTTAGACATATCTGGGCCCTATGGCATATTTAGCCCATGTAACCATAACTCTTGACACATATCTGGCCCATGTGACATATATAGCCCATGTAGCCATAACCCTTAAGACATATTTAGCCCATGTACCCATAACCCCTGAGATATATCTGGCCCCTGTGACATATTTAGCCCATGTACCCATAACCCTTGAGACATATCTGGGCCCTGTGACATATTTAGCCCATGTTCCCATAACCCTTGAGACATATCTGGCCCCTGTGACATATCTAGTCCATGTAACCATAACCCTTTAGACATATCTGGCCCCTGTGACATATCTAGCCCATGTAACCATAACCCTTTAGACATATCTGGCCCCTGTGACATATCTAGCCCACCTTACCATAACCCTTGAGACATATCTGGCCCCTGTGACATATCTAGTCAATGTAACCATAACCCTTTAGACATATCTTATCCCTGTGACATATTTAGCCCATGTAACCATAACCCTTGTGATATATCTTATCCCTGTGACATATCTAGCCCATGTAACCATAACCCTTGTGATATATCTTATCCCTGTGACATATTTAGCCCATGTAACCATAATCCTTTGAGCTATCTGGTCCCTGTGACATATATAGCCCATGTAACCATAATCTTGAGACATAGTTGACGAGATATTTCTGGCCCCTGTGACATATATAGGCCATGTTACCATATCCCATTAGATATTTCTGACCCCTGTGACATATATAGCCCATGTTACCATATCCTTTGAGCTATCCGGCCCCTGTGACATATATAGCCCATGTTACCATTTCCCATGAGATATTTCTGGCCCCTGTGACATATATAGTCCATGTAAACATAACCTTGAGACATAGCTGGCCCCTGTGACATATCTAGcccatgtttgtttgtttgtgttttacggcccatcgacaactaaggtcttTTAGGGCCAAACAACAAGTCATGCAGTAGTTTCAAGGGCTGGAGATACGTGATGCTTGTATCTTAAGATCAGGACAAGAAAAAGGCAAGCAagaactaaaacacagattgtaaatgttgattttatgaaaacaatgcATGGGATAATACAGTGATGGCTAAAACACTAAAGAAAattcatgcacaatgttgatgaaatgataaaatgttgagttgataggATACTAAGATgggaaaacgttcatattttgtaaaaaatgcCGATTTccttgagataattgaaaatagaTGTAACAGTAATCCTTGACACAAAGCTCGCCCCTGTAAATATCTAGGTCATGCAGCCATAACCCTTGTGACATATCTGGCCCCTGTGACATATCTAGCCCATGCACCCATAACCCTTGAGACATATCTGGCCCCTGTGACATATCTAGCCCATGTAACCATAACCCTTTAGACATATCTGGTCCCTGTGACATATCTAGCCCATGTAAACATAACCCTTTAGACATATCTGGCCCTTGTGACATATCTAGCCCACCTTACCATAACCCTTGACACATATCTCGCCCCTGTGACATATCTAGCCCATGTAACCATAACCCTTGAGACATATCTGGCCCCTGTGACATATCTAGTCAATGTAACCATAACCCTTTAGACATATCTGGTCCCTGTGACATATCTAGCCCATGTAAACATAACCCTTAAATAGACATATCTGGCCCCTGTGACATATCTAGCCCATGTAACCATAACCCTTGAGACATATCTGGCCCCTGTGACATATCTAGCCCATGTAACCATAACCCTTGAGACATATCTGGCCCCTGTGACATATCTAGCCCATGTAACCATAACCCTTGAGACATATCTGGCCCCTGTGACATATTTAGCCCATGTAACCATAACCCTTGAGACATATCTGGCCCCTGTGACATATTTAGCCCATGTACCCATAACCCTTGAGACATATCTGGGCCCTGTGACATATTTAGCCCATGTAACCATAACCCTTGAGACATATCTGGCCCCTGTGACATATCTAGTCCATGTAACCATAACCCTTTAGACATATCTGGCCCCTGTGACATATCTAGCCCATGTAACCATAACCCTTTATAGACAAATCTGGTCCCTATGACATATCTAGCCCATGTAAACATAACCCTTTAGACATATCTGGGCCCTATGGCATATTTAGCCCATGTAACCATAACTCTTGACACATATCTGGCCCATGTGACATATATAGCCCATGTAGCCATAACCCTTAAGACATATTTAGCCCATGTACCCATAACGCCTGAGATATATCTGGCCCCTGTGACATATTTAGCCCATGTACCCATTACCCTTGAGACATATCTGGGCCCTATGGCATATTTAGCCCATGTAACCATAACCCTTGAGACATATGTGGCCCCTGTGACATATCTAGTCCATGTAACGATAACCCTTTAGACAAATCTGGTCCCTGTGACATATCTAGCCCATGTAGCCATAACCCTTAAGACATATTTAGCCCATGTACCCATAACCCCTGAGATATATCTGGCCCCTGTGACATATTTAGCCCATGTACCCATAACCCCCGAGATATATCTGGCCCCTGTGACATATTTAGCCCATGTACCCATAACCCTTGAGACATATTTGGGCCCTATGGCATATTTAGCTAATGTAACCATAACTCTTGACACATATCTGGCCCATGTAAACATTACCCTTAAGACATATCTGGTCCCTGTGACATATCTAGCCCATGTAAACATAACCCTTCTAGACATATCTTGCCCATGTGACATATATAGCCCATGTAAACATAACCCTTAAGACATATCTGGCCCATGTGACATATTCAGCCCATGCAACCATAACCCTTCAGACATATCTGGTCCCTGTGACATATTCAGCCCATGTACCCATAACCCCTGAGATATATCTGGCCCCTGTGACATATTTAGCCCATGTACCCATAACCCTTGAGACATATCTGGGCCCTATGGCATATTTAGCCCATGTAACCATAACCCTTGAGACATATCTGGCCCCTGTGACATATCTAGCCCATGTAAACATAACCCTTTAGACATATCTGGTCCCTGTGACATATCTAGCCCATGTAACCATAACCATTGAGACATATCTGGTCCCTGTGACAAATTTAGCACATGTACCCATAACCCTTGAGACATATCTGGGCCCTATGGCATATTTAGCCCATGTAACCATAACCCTTGAGACATATCTGACCCCTGTGATATGTTTATGTCCTGTCCATTATATATAGAACATATGTTTGATGGTTCAGCCTGGCCTCATTGATTTTAAGAAGTcaatatgatacatgtatgtgatgtgatATGCTACTTTTTTGTATATGATGTCGCTCTATCCCACTAAAAGGCGCACTAACTTTCCGAAACCAAAATTTCAACAACACTAAataaatgcaagattccctttaatctatgttaacattgaagattcatttcgctgttttgtcgtctggcgcagtgatagtctaCTACCGcgtggtatttaggacgacggcgggaaacataagacgaaccgtgttatgaaaattaacattttatttattttaaataaattgtgcagaaggtgatgataaatgtaatattaacggtaagttaataacttttgcgagtctataaattattgatctcattttacattcccattttttaaatttaaagccatttcggaaaggtagtgggcattttaaattattgttcgaaatattttcattggttGAAACCTGAGAAAGTGGTATTTCTTAATCCAATAATCACGTCCTGCTTCGTTGGGGTAGGTGGATGTGCGGTTATATAATATGTAGGTGTTGGACGAGAGCATTCCCATTGTAATATCTTATACGGTTTTTtataatcatacttttttttttaaaattgggtagtgttacaTGGCACgtcgagttatagaccttgacgcagtattacataatgtctatagagccaaacgcctgcgCTCTGATTGTACTGTTTGGTCTTGCTGTAATACTCATTGGCTGCAGCTGTACTAGGCCTATAAAGGTGTGAAAGCATTTGACAAATGGATGCATCCGTTCAGCATGTTGATTGCATATGACTGGGTGACAAGCTTTAATTGTGAAGTTCACAGAtggtttttatgttttatagtgATGAAATTTAGTTTCTAAATTCCTAATTTTATCCCTAAATTTATAGTTAATAAGCCCTTAATTTTCTTATATCCCTTATTTTACGCCAACAAGTGCTGGACAGCCTGGAATAGGATTTTCACACTAACTGCGTATTTAAATTTAATCACGAGAGTTCAGTTTATTTTTGGGTTATAACGTTAGGAGACTATTCTATAGCCATATGATATACTGAGCAGTTACGTGTAATATTAACCTAACATATCTAGATATTTTTAATTGCAAGAGGTTTATATCGGCCACAGCGCCTTGAAATCTAACAAACAATTATCTAGAGTCAAAATCATTATCTTTATATTCATCTCGACTTTGAATTACATTGTTAGGCATAATTCCATAACAAGCCCCTGTGCCTTGACATTACAGAAATATGCTTGATCAATTTTATTCAAAAGGAAGAAAGCGATAAGAATCGTTTTCTGTAAAGTAACACTTACGTTGAGTCCATGGATTTTTAAATCGGCTAAAAATAGCAATAacttgcattattttgataGGAAAATCCATAATTTAGCACCGAAGTAACGGATATGTCAACACTAAATCGTaatcaaacatatatacattgaaaTGCAGGGATGTATCTTACCGATATTCACACAAACTTTCGGCAAATTCGTCCAAAAAAATCTTGCTATGTCGCCATATGTTCATATTTTTACAGGAAGTCAACTTGACAAAAGCTGCTGCCATCTACCGGACGTTGCAAATCCAACCACGAAATTCTCCAGAGTTGTCGTTACTAACGCTGACTGAAGATAACAATGTTGACgggaaattaaaatttcatgtaGCATGGCTTAAAAACAgaattttcatacatgtatttttaacatgtaaatcacaaaaacaaacaaaacgttGTACTTGTATACAAAAACCACAGAACAgtcacaaaatgaaaataaaaaatcattaatgagAAATAATATGATCTTTTCACTAAATGCcaaaattattttacaacaaTCAATGAGAGCATTTTGACGTTTTAAAATGAGTTatcataataattttaaaaagactatcatattataacataaattataattgcataaaaataacagaaattaaaCTTTTTTCGTTAATCATTATCAAATCGCCATGTCAAAAGTTAAGTACAGTAGGCCTATATGCTTTTTCTGTGactttcacatttttattttgtgactTTTATGTCCACAGTGATCTGAGGAttagttacatattatattgGCCACACAGACACTATGAATTTTAATAAGATGATATTCTAGAATCTAGAGTAAGTCTGTCATAATGCGGCTTAAATCGTTTTAAcgacggcactttgtataggTGTGTAGGGTAATTTTGAAAGATAATTATCGCTCTTTTCAACAGTTAATTGCCGTTTTTATGATGATGTGctagaaatatgttttatagccgctaaaggtaggcgggttagaactgatcttcacatttttttttttttttttttgtaaaattcttCACGAGTTAATCTTTAACAGCAATTCTTTTCTTCATTATGCTATTTAGACTTCATTTTAAGAGcatgtttttaggtcacctgagaccaAGTCTCAAGTGatctattctaatcgcctttgtccgtcgtcgtgcgtcgtccgtcgttcgtcgtatgtccgtaaacaatttacattttcgacttcttctcaaaaaccgctgaagcaaattcaatgaaattttgcacaaaccttctaaggcataaggccaatcaaaattgtgaattatatggtccccccGGGAGCTGTGGGAGGGGcaaaaaggggtaaaattgactataattttaaaaatcttcttctccactcacagatgtggtggaatcaaatactcttcatagatagaaaggtcttaaggtcctttacaaaaattgtgaattatattaccctggggtctcaggttccccctggggagggggttaagtttactatagtttatatagggaaaacacttttttgagcattttttggtcatttgtaaaaggaaatgagtcaaatattgtcagaattatccctatgaaatggccattgaatcctattaacaaattttccatgactgactcccaggggccttaggggtggagcaaaaaggggtcaaataagctaaaacttcttctgaagttctggaactggtagaatcaaatactcttcatagatggaaagatCTTCAGGCCCttcacaaaaattgtgaattatatgaccctggggtctcatgtttcccccggggagggggtcaagtttactatagtttatatatgaaaaacacatttatgaatg from Argopecten irradians isolate NY chromosome 15, Ai_NY, whole genome shotgun sequence encodes:
- the LOC138309849 gene encoding beta-1,3-galactosyltransferase 1-like, which codes for MKFIKDVSRTTFKLCQKKIRRILPMICGIVVLTYLLTYSSHEDDMIVGVRKKQLGINLEVTSPSVNDSQLSVTTDNTTIGTTPIPVNPAIHFPLDIDLKQSVKDKIEKNIDVPAKPINEHNFKYIHKPLKCEFANIAGGINMLILVKSGVRNVFLRNGIRDTWGENLAGNIKLRFMLGYSVSHVETSKREAETYNDIILENFVDAYPNNTLKTIMGFNWAVTECASARIILFLDDDHLPHVNNIMTHLRSLNDDDLDSLFLGYRIDNGKIYKGRHHWAIPRNVYPYKTWAPYLRGGAYIVSQKNAKKFAVAFPFVQYLHVDDGYLGVVALKLGIEPQHDDRFVTRKRDIMNNKASFVYNDYKHPHNLKMGWKVVKNAKS